One window of Cohnella hashimotonis genomic DNA carries:
- a CDS encoding radical SAM/SPASM domain-containing protein, with protein MKRFKKFYIEITSVCNLACSFCPPTERKSKFIRIEDFAHTLDQVKPYTDHIYLHVKGEPMLHPKLDQLMDISHEKGFKVNLTTNGTLLHKAGPKLIGKPALRQINFSLHSEGPHMEEPNKEAYVLGIVAFAKEAVRTGGVTISLRLWNLELDNAENAARSRNRDILALLEREFGLARPIEESWERGKGLKLADRIYLNQDHEFKWPDLAEPEDEGRGFCHGLRNQAGVLSDGTVIPCCLDGEGVINLGNIHERPFSEIIEGERAQRMYDGFSRREVVEELCRKCGYRQRFGFQSRA; from the coding sequence TTGAAAAGATTCAAAAAGTTTTATATCGAAATTACGAGCGTATGCAATCTGGCTTGCTCCTTCTGTCCCCCGACCGAACGGAAGTCCAAGTTCATCCGGATCGAAGACTTCGCGCATACGCTCGATCAGGTCAAGCCGTACACGGACCATATTTATTTGCACGTAAAAGGCGAGCCGATGCTCCATCCCAAGCTGGACCAGCTGATGGATATTAGCCACGAAAAAGGGTTCAAGGTGAACTTGACGACCAACGGCACGCTGCTGCATAAGGCCGGCCCCAAGCTCATCGGCAAGCCGGCGCTCAGACAGATCAACTTTTCTCTCCATAGCGAGGGCCCGCATATGGAAGAGCCGAACAAGGAAGCGTACGTGCTCGGCATCGTCGCATTCGCGAAGGAAGCCGTACGGACCGGTGGCGTCACGATCTCGCTGAGGCTGTGGAATCTGGAGCTGGACAACGCGGAAAACGCGGCGCGAAGCCGCAACCGGGACATTCTTGCGCTGCTTGAACGGGAGTTCGGCCTTGCGCGTCCGATCGAAGAGAGCTGGGAGCGGGGCAAAGGCCTTAAGCTGGCCGATCGCATCTATTTGAACCAGGACCATGAGTTCAAGTGGCCGGATCTTGCGGAGCCGGAGGACGAGGGCAGAGGCTTCTGTCACGGCCTGCGCAACCAGGCCGGCGTGCTGTCCGACGGCACGGTCATTCCTTGCTGTCTGGACGGCGAAGGCGTCATTAATCTGGGCAACATTCACGAGCGGCCGTTCTCGGAAATTATCGAGGGCGAGCGGGCGCAGCGCATGTATGACGGATTTTCCCGGCGCGAAGTCGTCGAGGAGCTGTGCAGAAAATGCGGCTACCGGCAGCGCTTCGGCTTCCAAAGCCGCGCCTGA
- a CDS encoding PsbP-related protein produces MKIKANQPNSYLKWTAPLGLALILAACGNSGDNNNTASTASPPATASASASVTASPSASAEASPGASTAAASEAAARPDGELKSGFQLYENAEDGYSIQYPKDWTVQNDIQGVSAAFLSPADNDSDLFKENVTLVVQDLGAAATGSIDQYADETQKALEKMITNFKLVSSEKSEENHSFFLEYTGQQGQYDLHWQQAAIIGDDKAYIVTYTAEPDSVEKYQDTVGEMIDTLSYK; encoded by the coding sequence ATGAAAATCAAGGCCAATCAACCGAATTCCTATTTAAAATGGACTGCGCCGTTAGGTCTGGCTCTGATCCTCGCCGCTTGCGGGAATAGCGGCGACAACAACAATACCGCTTCGACCGCGAGTCCGCCAGCCACGGCCTCTGCCAGCGCAAGCGTCACGGCCAGTCCGAGCGCGAGCGCCGAAGCGAGCCCGGGCGCAAGCACGGCCGCAGCATCCGAGGCGGCCGCTCGCCCCGACGGGGAGCTTAAATCGGGCTTTCAGCTGTACGAAAATGCCGAAGACGGCTACAGCATTCAATATCCGAAGGATTGGACCGTTCAGAACGACATTCAGGGCGTGAGCGCCGCCTTTTTGTCGCCTGCCGACAACGATTCGGATCTGTTCAAGGAAAACGTGACGCTGGTCGTCCAGGATCTCGGTGCTGCCGCTACGGGTTCGATCGATCAATACGCGGACGAAACGCAAAAAGCGCTTGAAAAAATGATCACGAACTTTAAACTCGTCAGCTCGGAGAAATCGGAAGAAAACCACTCCTTCTTCCTGGAATATACGGGTCAGCAAGGGCAGTACGATCTGCATTGGCAGCAAGCCGCCATTATCGGAGACGACAAAGCGTATATCGTCACCTATACCGCCGAGCCGGACAGCGTGGAAAAATACCAGGACACGGTCGGAGAAATGATCGACACCCTATCCTACAAGTAA
- a CDS encoding aldehyde dehydrogenase family protein encodes MIVRKHLWIGGAECETKSYVKLTAPYGGEELAEIADAAPGDVDRAIASAADAAKTMREMPGYRRSAILERLSDLLTERREEAARIVAREAAKPLKAAYAEIDRTAATYKFAAEEAKRLHGETVPMDAAQGGEGRIAYTRREPIGVVGAITPFNFPMNLVAHKVGPALAAGNAVVLKPAPQTPLSAFFVARLLHEAGLPGGALNVVTGDGKRVGEQIVADRRIGAVSFTGSAAVGESIRAQAGLKRVTLELGSNSAVIVDDDADLEAVARRCAEGAFGYQGQVCISLQRIYAMSSVASELAARIADAASRLVVGDPLDPKTDLSAMIAPREAKRAADWIDDAVSRGAMLLAGGAPQGAILPPAVLTDVPDDAELSRREAFAPVVMVNKVGSIAEAVSRANDSDFGLQVGIYTNRIDTAMYAMDSLVAGTVLVNDIPTFRLDHMPYGGVKQSGLGREGVRYAIEELTELKLIIWRSAGQ; translated from the coding sequence ATGATCGTACGCAAGCATCTATGGATCGGCGGCGCCGAGTGCGAGACGAAGTCGTACGTGAAATTAACGGCTCCTTACGGCGGCGAGGAGCTCGCGGAGATCGCCGATGCGGCGCCCGGGGACGTGGACCGGGCGATCGCGTCCGCGGCCGATGCCGCGAAGACGATGCGGGAGATGCCCGGCTACCGGCGGTCGGCGATTTTGGAGCGGCTGTCGGATCTGTTGACCGAACGCAGGGAAGAGGCGGCGCGCATCGTCGCGCGCGAAGCGGCGAAGCCGCTCAAAGCCGCCTATGCGGAGATCGACCGCACGGCGGCGACCTACAAGTTCGCGGCCGAGGAGGCCAAGCGGCTTCATGGCGAGACGGTCCCGATGGATGCGGCGCAGGGAGGCGAAGGGCGCATCGCCTACACGAGACGGGAGCCGATCGGCGTCGTCGGCGCGATAACGCCCTTTAATTTTCCGATGAACCTGGTCGCTCACAAGGTCGGACCCGCATTGGCCGCAGGTAATGCGGTCGTGCTTAAGCCTGCGCCGCAGACGCCGCTGTCGGCTTTTTTTGTCGCGCGGCTGCTTCATGAAGCGGGGCTTCCCGGCGGGGCGCTGAACGTCGTGACGGGCGACGGCAAGCGCGTCGGCGAGCAAATCGTAGCGGACCGTCGCATAGGCGCCGTATCGTTCACGGGCAGCGCTGCCGTCGGCGAATCCATCCGCGCGCAGGCCGGCCTTAAGCGCGTGACGCTCGAGCTCGGCTCGAACAGCGCCGTCATCGTCGACGACGACGCGGATCTCGAAGCCGTCGCCCGCCGCTGTGCGGAAGGCGCATTCGGCTATCAAGGACAGGTATGCATCTCCTTGCAGCGGATATACGCGATGTCGTCGGTCGCAAGCGAGCTCGCCGCTCGCATAGCGGACGCGGCCTCGCGGCTCGTCGTCGGCGACCCGCTCGATCCGAAGACGGATCTCTCGGCGATGATCGCGCCTCGCGAGGCGAAGCGCGCCGCGGACTGGATCGACGACGCCGTGAGCCGCGGGGCCATGCTATTAGCCGGCGGCGCGCCGCAAGGCGCCATACTGCCGCCTGCGGTGCTGACGGACGTGCCCGACGATGCCGAGCTGTCGCGTCGCGAAGCGTTTGCGCCCGTCGTAATGGTGAACAAGGTCGGGTCGATAGCGGAGGCGGTAAGCCGCGCGAACGATTCGGACTTCGGTCTGCAGGTTGGCATCTATACGAACCGGATCGATACGGCGATGTATGCGATGGATTCCCTCGTCGCCGGCACGGTGCTCGTGAACGACATCCCGACGTTCCGGCTCGATCATATGCCTTACGGCGGCGTCAAGCAGAGCGGATTGGGCCGCGAGGGCGTCCGGTACGCGATCGAGGAGCTCACCGAGCTGAAGCTCATCATTTGGCGCTCGGCCGGCCAGTAG
- a CDS encoding M42 family metallopeptidase, with protein sequence MTESAYRSLDRNYILEWLSGLLGCPSPSGYCMEIVGMLREEAARLGYASETTPKGNVIVTVPGRESGPAVGLSAHVDTLGAMVRAVKTAGTLRFTPIGGYAMQTVEGEYCTVHARDGRKYEGTVLSTKPSVHVYSDAREWKREEENMEIRLDEDVRGKDDTLALGIAPGDFVSWDPRTRIYPNGWIKSRHLDDKASVAALFGLLEWLKRTGQTPARTLRLVFSTYEEVGHGAAWIPGDIEELIAVDMGALGDDLSATERDVSICAKDSSGPYDYGMTSRLIALAKRDGIPHAVDIYPHYGSDATAALRGGSNIRAALIGPGVHASHGMERTHADAILGTAALLIAYVTDER encoded by the coding sequence ATGACGGAATCCGCGTACCGGTCGCTTGACCGGAATTATATATTGGAATGGCTGAGTGGTCTCCTCGGTTGCCCGAGCCCAAGCGGCTACTGCATGGAGATCGTCGGGATGCTGCGGGAGGAAGCCGCGAGGCTCGGGTACGCCAGCGAGACGACGCCCAAAGGCAATGTGATCGTTACCGTTCCTGGGCGAGAGAGCGGGCCGGCCGTCGGCTTGTCCGCGCACGTCGACACGCTTGGCGCGATGGTTCGCGCCGTCAAGACGGCCGGCACGCTGCGCTTCACGCCCATCGGCGGCTACGCGATGCAGACGGTCGAAGGCGAATATTGTACCGTGCATGCGCGCGACGGCCGCAAATACGAGGGCACGGTGCTATCGACGAAGCCGTCTGTTCATGTGTATTCGGACGCGAGAGAGTGGAAGCGCGAGGAAGAAAATATGGAGATTCGGCTCGACGAGGACGTCCGCGGCAAGGACGATACGCTCGCGCTCGGCATCGCGCCGGGCGACTTCGTATCGTGGGATCCCCGGACCCGGATCTATCCGAACGGGTGGATCAAGTCTCGCCACCTCGACGACAAGGCGAGCGTCGCGGCGCTCTTCGGCCTGCTGGAATGGCTGAAGCGAACCGGACAAACGCCGGCCAGGACGCTTAGACTTGTATTCTCCACATACGAGGAGGTCGGTCACGGCGCTGCCTGGATTCCCGGCGATATCGAGGAGCTGATCGCGGTGGACATGGGCGCGCTTGGCGACGATCTGTCCGCGACGGAACGCGATGTCTCGATCTGCGCCAAGGATTCTTCGGGTCCCTACGACTATGGGATGACTTCGCGTCTCATCGCGCTTGCGAAGCGCGACGGCATTCCGCATGCGGTCGACATTTATCCGCATTACGGTTCGGATGCCACGGCAGCGCTGCGAGGCGGCAGCAATATCCGGGCAGCGCTCATCGGTCCCGGCGTGCATGCCTCTCACGGCATGGAGCGCACGCACGCGGACGCTATCCTGGGAACGGCCGCCCTCCTGATCGCCTATGTCACGGATGAACGGTAG
- a CDS encoding YqkE family protein, which produces MAKKKGGAPRRPAARQEETPASGSTLKELLSAETLQKLKAHADSMKEEERKRAEEKRAAEEEAKRTEEKRLANDFGHLLDNSRLDWKTFK; this is translated from the coding sequence ATGGCTAAGAAAAAAGGGGGCGCTCCGCGTCGGCCTGCAGCCAGACAGGAAGAGACGCCGGCGTCGGGATCGACGCTGAAGGAGCTGCTCAGTGCCGAGACGCTGCAAAAGCTGAAGGCGCATGCGGATTCGATGAAGGAAGAAGAGCGGAAGCGGGCGGAAGAAAAGCGTGCGGCCGAGGAAGAAGCGAAGCGGACCGAGGAGAAACGCCTTGCCAACGATTTCGGACATCTGCTGGACAACAGCCGTCTCGATTGGAAAACGTTCAAGTAA
- a CDS encoding metal-dependent hydrolase gives MKGTTHLAIGLVVGVAAACYYPPGPVQSAAYVAAAAFSALAPDLDGTNMLSAKLGGLSRAIHRGALGGGAVAAAAALYLYATGQAVPAVLGWIGIPLMLVLMSVSSGTIRNGLVSLIGIGLAVAGSRSGEMWLIGLGAYTAWAPWLKHRGMTHTVWALAVWYWLGRELEAERDIPGIAIVATAGYASHLIADTLTSLGVKWLYPLYRKSIKLPFF, from the coding sequence ATGAAAGGCACTACCCATCTGGCCATCGGTCTCGTCGTCGGCGTCGCCGCGGCCTGCTATTATCCGCCCGGTCCGGTTCAGTCCGCCGCCTATGTGGCAGCGGCAGCCTTTTCGGCGCTTGCGCCCGATCTGGACGGGACCAATATGCTGAGCGCCAAGCTGGGCGGCCTCTCCAGGGCGATCCACCGCGGCGCGCTCGGCGGCGGCGCAGTCGCCGCTGCGGCCGCGCTATACTTGTATGCGACGGGACAAGCCGTACCCGCGGTGCTCGGCTGGATCGGCATCCCGCTCATGCTCGTGCTTATGTCCGTGTCCTCGGGCACGATCCGCAACGGCCTCGTCTCCCTTATCGGCATCGGTCTCGCCGTCGCCGGCTCGCGCAGCGGCGAGATGTGGCTGATCGGCCTCGGCGCCTATACGGCGTGGGCGCCTTGGCTCAAGCATCGCGGCATGACCCATACCGTATGGGCGCTGGCCGTCTGGTACTGGCTCGGACGGGAGCTCGAGGCCGAGCGGGACATTCCAGGCATCGCGATCGTCGCGACCGCCGGCTATGCGTCCCACTTGATCGCGGATACGCTGACCTCGCTCGGCGTCAAATGGCTGTACCCGCTCTATCGCAAGTCGATCAAGCTGCCCTTCTTCTAA
- a CDS encoding acyltransferase family protein, with protein sequence MHTTKSAPSRYMPGLDGLRAIAVIAVIAYHLDFDWASGGLLGVGVFFVLSGYLITDQIASELNREGRLNLKGFWLRRARRLLPAMLLVMAAVLLYLLLFDRDRLPSLAGDVWSAVTYTSNWYLIFHHVSYFESFGPPSPFGHLWSLAVEEQFYLLWPLLLPAAAMLLGRRGRTALAITAAAVVSAVLMAVLYVPGEDPSRIYYGTDTRAFGLLLGAALALVWPSGRLSTGLSRRSRAGLDAIGIAALAAVLLMIRCTSEYDSFLYRGGLVLLSLCAAALVAVLAHPDSRFGAWLGCGPMRWIGKRSYGIYLWHYPVIVLSEKQVNTDGPEPLRIALQLAVSVILAALSYRFVENPIRRRGLAAVREGALAVAASLSRGLTPRGSSAPSRPAAGLSVAALILLCVSCTGDAHPLGQGGTAAASEGAAGIIVDAGIHAGAGKPSGSAEAAAGGGGRGDADVRPAQGHADTAEPTAKPTSTPTPKPPAGGKPSAKPGHSPSPSPKPSDSPAPQQSADAGANAGTGSEGEVGKRSGEGITVIGDSVMLNVKPYLEQQLPGIVVDGEVGRQMREAPDRIAALKSQGLLGSRIVVELGTNGSFTKKQLTKLLDALAEEDEVILMNTRVPRKWQDTVNDMLNDIASDYPNVSIGDWYGASADHDEYFGKDGVHLGKTGSQAYAKLVADLLGSKLSG encoded by the coding sequence ATGCATACAACTAAATCCGCACCATCCCGCTACATGCCGGGTCTGGATGGGCTGAGAGCGATCGCGGTCATCGCGGTCATCGCCTATCATCTGGACTTCGACTGGGCCTCGGGAGGCCTATTGGGCGTAGGCGTGTTCTTTGTGTTGTCCGGTTACCTCATAACGGATCAGATCGCCTCCGAGCTTAATCGGGAAGGGCGTCTTAACCTGAAGGGGTTCTGGCTGCGACGCGCCAGGAGATTGCTGCCCGCCATGCTGCTCGTCATGGCCGCCGTACTGCTATATTTACTGTTATTCGACCGTGACCGGCTGCCGTCGCTGGCAGGCGACGTGTGGTCGGCCGTCACTTATACAAGCAACTGGTACTTAATTTTTCATCATGTCTCTTACTTCGAGAGCTTCGGTCCGCCTTCGCCGTTCGGGCACTTGTGGTCGCTCGCGGTCGAAGAGCAATTTTATCTGCTCTGGCCGCTGCTGCTGCCTGCGGCGGCCATGCTGCTCGGACGCCGGGGCAGGACGGCTCTGGCGATTACGGCAGCGGCAGTTGTCTCTGCGGTGTTGATGGCCGTCCTTTATGTGCCGGGCGAAGATCCTAGCCGTATATATTACGGCACCGACACGCGTGCGTTCGGACTGCTGCTGGGCGCTGCGCTGGCGCTCGTCTGGCCCAGCGGCAGACTGTCTACGGGACTGTCGCGTCGCTCTCGCGCCGGCCTCGATGCCATCGGCATCGCCGCGCTTGCGGCCGTTCTGCTCATGATACGCTGCACGAGCGAATACGATTCTTTCCTCTATCGGGGCGGCTTGGTTCTGCTGTCGCTGTGCGCAGCCGCGCTCGTCGCCGTGCTCGCTCATCCCGACAGCCGTTTCGGCGCCTGGCTGGGCTGCGGTCCGATGCGCTGGATCGGGAAGCGTTCTTACGGCATTTACCTTTGGCATTATCCGGTCATCGTTTTGTCCGAAAAGCAGGTGAACACCGACGGACCGGAGCCGCTGCGCATAGCGCTGCAGCTTGCCGTCAGCGTTATTCTCGCGGCGCTGTCTTACCGATTCGTCGAGAACCCGATTCGCCGCCGCGGTCTCGCCGCAGTGAGAGAAGGCGCGCTCGCTGTCGCGGCTAGCCTATCACGCGGCTTGACGCCGCGAGGTTCGTCCGCGCCAAGCCGTCCGGCCGCAGGCCTGTCCGTCGCGGCTCTGATTCTCCTGTGCGTATCCTGCACAGGCGATGCGCACCCGCTCGGTCAGGGCGGCACAGCCGCCGCATCGGAAGGCGCGGCCGGCATAATCGTCGACGCCGGCATCCACGCCGGCGCCGGCAAGCCATCCGGCAGCGCAGAAGCTGCCGCTGGCGGCGGCGGGAGAGGGGACGCCGACGTGCGTCCCGCGCAAGGTCACGCCGACACGGCCGAGCCGACGGCGAAGCCGACTTCTACGCCGACACCCAAGCCGCCGGCAGGAGGGAAGCCGTCCGCGAAGCCCGGGCACTCGCCGTCGCCTTCGCCGAAGCCTTCCGATTCGCCTGCTCCGCAACAGTCGGCAGATGCCGGAGCCAATGCCGGTACCGGAAGCGAAGGCGAGGTAGGAAAGCGCAGCGGGGAAGGCATTACCGTTATCGGCGACTCTGTCATGCTGAACGTGAAGCCGTACCTGGAGCAGCAACTGCCCGGCATCGTCGTCGACGGCGAGGTCGGCAGGCAGATGCGCGAGGCGCCGGACCGAATCGCAGCGCTCAAGAGCCAAGGCCTGCTCGGCAGCCGAATTGTCGTCGAGCTGGGCACGAACGGCTCGTTTACGAAAAAGCAGCTGACGAAGCTGCTCGACGCGCTTGCCGAAGAGGACGAAGTGATCCTGATGAATACCCGCGTACCGCGCAAATGGCAGGATACAGTCAACGACATGCTGAACGATATCGCTTCCGATTATCCGAATGTATCGATCGGCGACTGGTACGGCGCAAGCGCGGATCACGACGAGTATTTCGGCAAGGATGGCGTGCATCTGGGGAAAACCGGCTCGCAGGCCTACGCTAAGCTGGTTGCGGACCTGCTCGGAAGCAAGTTAAGCGGTTGA
- a CDS encoding Dps family protein, with amino-acid sequence MTVTKQIEQLSVVLNRQVANWTVLYTKLHHFHWYVKGSEFFTLHAKFETLYTEAAARMDEIAERLLAIGGSPVSTLKESLSLATVGEAAGGESAAQMVEAVIADYTKLVQELAAGIDSAQAAGDEATADLLIGQTADLQKTIWMLNAFLGK; translated from the coding sequence ATGACTGTAACCAAACAAATCGAACAACTGAGCGTCGTACTGAACCGCCAGGTTGCCAACTGGACGGTGCTGTACACAAAGCTTCACCACTTCCATTGGTACGTCAAAGGGAGCGAGTTTTTCACTTTGCATGCGAAATTCGAAACGTTGTACACGGAAGCTGCAGCGCGTATGGATGAGATCGCCGAACGGCTGCTCGCCATCGGCGGCAGCCCGGTCTCGACGCTGAAGGAAAGCCTGTCGCTCGCGACCGTAGGCGAAGCGGCCGGCGGCGAATCCGCCGCACAGATGGTCGAAGCGGTCATCGCCGATTATACGAAGCTCGTGCAAGAGCTGGCCGCCGGTATCGATTCGGCGCAAGCGGCCGGCGACGAAGCTACGGCCGACTTGTTAATCGGTCAGACGGCAGACCTGCAGAAGACGATCTGGATGCTGAACGCCTTTTTGGGCAAATAA
- a CDS encoding LTA synthase family protein, with amino-acid sequence MILTALLWIKMALLRYFTFGEVAWSHIGADAAAVAVLTSLLAVVLPGRGRGIACWLLDALISTILFAATLYFAHFGSMPTYTALLELHQVPQVQASVQSTMDPLYYLLFADLPVLAATGFVIRRKNIRGQAALRIASVSSVRWMAAIALVACAGIVAGDVRQGLGIDNELAAADREGFLSYQAIAAIKANRESRQASAADLAQTVSEIEALQASFSYRKSASSGATPAHFGEAAGSNLIVLQLEAFQNFPLHLLIGGQEVTPVLNKLADESYYFPRVYQQIGQGNTSDAEFMANTSIYPTAKIAMSTGYGDRALPSLPRLLQQDGYKAFTFHVNDVKFWDRNRLYPALHFDQYFDKPYYENDHFNDFGASDEELYRFGLEELEKTSAAGTPFYAQFVTASSHFPFKVPKDRQKLQVPDELEGTQLGDYLIAANYTDYAIGRLIEGLKKDGLWSRTTLAVYGDHYGLQPDDNDPAWVSRMLGMKYDSRVSRMNIPFIVHVPGQSDGRRVEQVGGQLDMMPTIANLLGTKPRDAGIVAFGQDLLNIDRNVVGSRYYLPTGSFFNDRVLYVPGTGFEDGTAVSLDTLEQVKDVSPYRGDYDYIMKLMGLSDRYVRVLPKR; translated from the coding sequence TTGATACTGACCGCATTGCTCTGGATCAAGATGGCGCTGCTCCGGTATTTTACGTTCGGCGAGGTCGCCTGGAGCCATATCGGTGCCGATGCGGCTGCGGTCGCCGTACTGACGAGTCTGCTCGCCGTCGTCCTGCCGGGGCGCGGCCGCGGCATCGCTTGCTGGCTGCTTGACGCCCTTATCTCGACGATTTTGTTCGCGGCTACGCTTTACTTCGCTCATTTCGGCTCGATGCCGACCTATACGGCGCTGCTGGAGCTGCATCAGGTGCCGCAAGTCCAGGCCAGCGTGCAATCGACGATGGATCCGCTCTATTATTTGTTGTTCGCGGATCTGCCGGTACTGGCCGCAACCGGCTTCGTAATCAGGCGAAAAAATATACGCGGACAAGCCGCCTTGCGCATCGCTTCCGTCTCCTCCGTCAGATGGATGGCCGCGATCGCGCTAGTCGCTTGCGCAGGCATCGTCGCAGGCGACGTGCGCCAAGGACTCGGCATCGACAACGAGCTGGCTGCCGCAGACCGCGAAGGCTTTCTGAGCTACCAGGCGATCGCAGCCATCAAGGCGAACCGCGAATCCCGCCAGGCATCCGCCGCCGATCTCGCGCAGACCGTCAGCGAGATCGAAGCGCTGCAAGCGTCGTTTTCTTATCGCAAGAGCGCGAGCTCAGGCGCGACACCGGCGCATTTCGGCGAAGCGGCGGGGAGCAATCTGATCGTGCTGCAGCTCGAAGCGTTCCAGAACTTCCCGCTGCATCTGCTGATCGGCGGTCAGGAAGTGACGCCGGTTCTCAACAAGCTGGCGGACGAATCGTATTATTTTCCGCGCGTCTATCAGCAGATCGGGCAGGGCAACACGTCGGATGCGGAGTTCATGGCGAATACGTCGATCTATCCGACCGCGAAGATCGCGATGTCTACGGGCTACGGCGACAGGGCGCTGCCGAGCCTTCCGAGGCTGCTTCAGCAGGACGGCTACAAGGCGTTTACGTTTCACGTCAACGATGTCAAGTTCTGGGATCGCAACCGGCTGTATCCTGCGCTTCATTTCGATCAATATTTCGACAAGCCGTATTATGAGAACGATCATTTCAACGACTTCGGTGCCTCGGACGAGGAATTGTATCGCTTCGGGCTGGAGGAGCTGGAGAAAACGAGCGCGGCAGGAACGCCATTCTATGCGCAATTCGTGACGGCGTCCAGCCACTTTCCGTTCAAGGTGCCGAAGGATCGCCAGAAGCTGCAGGTGCCGGACGAGCTGGAAGGAACGCAGCTCGGCGATTATTTGATCGCCGCCAATTATACGGATTATGCGATCGGCCGCCTGATCGAAGGGCTTAAGAAGGACGGATTGTGGAGCCGCACGACGCTCGCCGTCTACGGGGATCATTACGGGCTGCAGCCGGACGACAACGATCCGGCTTGGGTGAGCCGCATGCTCGGCATGAAGTACGACTCGCGCGTCTCCCGTATGAATATCCCGTTTATCGTACATGTGCCCGGCCAGTCGGATGGCCGCCGGGTGGAACAGGTCGGCGGCCAGCTCGACATGATGCCGACGATCGCCAACTTGCTCGGGACAAAGCCGCGCGATGCCGGCATCGTAGCCTTCGGCCAGGACTTGCTCAATATCGACCGGAACGTCGTCGGCAGCCGCTATTATTTGCCGACAGGCTCGTTTTTCAACGACAGGGTGCTGTATGTGCCCGGAACCGGCTTCGAGGACGGCACGGCTGTGTCGCTGGACACGCTGGAGCAGGTCAAGGACGTGTCGCCCTATCGCGGAGACTACGACTATATTATGAAGCTGATGGGATTGTCGGATCGATACGTCCGCGTGCTTCCGAAGCGGTAA
- a CDS encoding GNAT family N-acetyltransferase — MKLILQDKPDDNSWHEALTLYREAFPAEGRKPDAILDRMFQKRIGLLAAGIEEGEMKAMAICGVLTKSKLLLIDYLAVRERERGQGIGSRFVSMIADWAKAEALDGLLIEAEAEDTPENEARVRFWEKCGFARTAYVHQYIWVPEPYRAMVSYFEPDRFAAPDGQALFRHISEFHRRSFR; from the coding sequence TTGAAGCTGATACTGCAGGACAAGCCTGACGACAACAGCTGGCACGAGGCGCTTACGCTTTACCGCGAGGCTTTTCCCGCCGAGGGTCGCAAGCCCGATGCCATCCTGGACCGCATGTTCCAAAAGCGGATCGGCCTGCTCGCCGCCGGCATTGAGGAAGGCGAGATGAAAGCGATGGCCATTTGCGGCGTCCTGACCAAGTCGAAGCTGCTGCTTATCGATTATTTGGCGGTTCGCGAGAGGGAGCGGGGCCAAGGCATCGGCTCACGATTCGTTTCCATGATCGCGGATTGGGCAAAAGCAGAGGCGCTTGACGGACTGTTAATCGAGGCGGAGGCCGAGGACACGCCGGAAAACGAAGCCCGCGTCCGTTTCTGGGAAAAATGCGGATTCGCACGCACGGCATACGTCCATCAATACATTTGGGTGCCCGAGCCTTACCGCGCGATGGTCAGCTACTTCGAACCGGATCGCTTTGCTGCGCCGGACGGCCAGGCGTTGTTTCGACATATAAGCGAGTTTCACAGGAGGTCATTCAGATGA
- a CDS encoding TVP38/TMEM64 family protein: MINQTIDWLLESTNLQGFYVLLLTVPLAVIQGFFGIFPFSTLIFLQISALGLVNGLITSWLVGIVASLVVYYACKYFFADWFERKMKSKAGRYEKWQRYFMKYGVWSIIFLRTLPIMPNNVISFMASLSKISHRSYMVSSLVGVMSHIWLFGIISSSILFPETDIGLLIGSYLLFCVALSGIFGAQLVRERRRARGV; the protein is encoded by the coding sequence ATGATTAACCAGACGATAGACTGGCTGCTGGAGTCGACCAATCTCCAGGGATTCTATGTGCTCCTCCTCACCGTGCCTCTGGCGGTCATCCAAGGTTTTTTCGGCATATTTCCTTTTTCCACGCTGATTTTTCTGCAGATTTCCGCCTTGGGCCTGGTCAACGGACTGATCACGAGCTGGCTCGTCGGCATCGTCGCGTCTCTGGTCGTCTATTACGCATGCAAGTATTTTTTTGCGGATTGGTTCGAGCGCAAGATGAAGTCGAAGGCCGGGCGCTACGAGAAGTGGCAGCGTTATTTCATGAAATACGGCGTGTGGTCGATCATCTTCCTCCGCACGCTGCCGATCATGCCGAACAACGTCATTTCGTTCATGGCATCGCTGTCCAAGATCTCCCACAGATCGTATATGGTTTCGTCGCTTGTCGGCGTCATGTCCCATATTTGGCTGTTCGGCATCATTAGCTCGTCGATTTTGTTTCCGGAGACTGACATCGGGTTGTTGATCGGTTCTTATTTATTGTTCTGCGTGGCATTGTCGGGCATCTTCGGGGCGCAGCTGGTGCGGGAACGCAGGAGAGCAAGGGGCGTCTGA